The Pseudoalteromonas aliena SW19 genome has a segment encoding these proteins:
- a CDS encoding TMEM143 family protein — protein MQSARFIPFRKQDIVDMCSQELNNNTQQTSFKQFCDLLASLIHYDYHSVLESLKNNYAPFDPNSDTRSLAPVSADQKAQCQREFAKDFAKVLNAANFEVITNEDLQEALNEESLFKVRLEVEFDDFEEVVFYRRGESQLTETISSFWGMRKKPLHFTNYDRVAVFIRFKDSAYFAAKNKMPMGFEPSSTIVKLFQNVPKADLEMLFPNSEVRMRPIDKIIIGSSALVGGAVVLITKLGASIVLLFALLAFWGGFRNEAVAMTQQHFITFAIGMGVFGSFIFKEWSKFKNRKIKFMKALSDNLYFKNLDNNAGVFHTLIDAAEEEDIKEALLAYTFLLKSESGLTAQTLDEQIEHWFKAKYQCDLDFEISDALEKLVRMRLVTCTSDVYSAINLEHAKTILDERWDNLFQYN, from the coding sequence ATGCAAAGTGCGCGTTTTATTCCCTTTAGAAAGCAAGATATTGTTGATATGTGTAGCCAAGAGCTCAATAACAACACACAACAAACATCGTTTAAACAATTTTGCGATTTACTAGCAAGCCTTATTCATTACGATTACCACTCAGTACTTGAATCACTTAAAAACAACTACGCACCGTTTGATCCCAACAGTGACACGCGATCGTTAGCGCCAGTATCGGCTGATCAAAAAGCGCAGTGCCAACGTGAGTTTGCTAAAGATTTTGCTAAGGTGCTTAATGCCGCTAATTTTGAAGTGATCACCAATGAAGACTTACAAGAGGCATTAAATGAAGAGTCACTATTTAAGGTGCGCCTTGAAGTTGAATTTGATGACTTTGAAGAAGTGGTTTTTTATCGCCGTGGCGAGTCGCAACTCACTGAAACCATTTCCAGCTTTTGGGGAATGCGTAAAAAGCCGCTGCACTTTACTAATTACGACCGTGTTGCGGTGTTTATTCGTTTTAAAGACAGCGCGTATTTTGCAGCTAAAAATAAAATGCCAATGGGGTTTGAGCCCAGTTCAACCATAGTAAAGCTATTTCAAAATGTACCAAAGGCTGATCTCGAAATGCTATTTCCTAATAGCGAAGTACGAATGCGCCCTATCGATAAAATCATTATTGGCTCATCAGCTTTAGTTGGCGGTGCAGTGGTACTTATAACTAAACTTGGTGCATCAATAGTATTGCTGTTTGCCTTACTTGCTTTTTGGGGTGGGTTTAGAAATGAAGCTGTAGCAATGACCCAACAACATTTTATTACCTTTGCTATTGGTATGGGGGTTTTTGGCAGCTTTATTTTTAAAGAATGGAGTAAGTTTAAAAACCGTAAAATAAAATTTATGAAAGCGCTGAGCGATAATCTCTACTTTAAAAACCTCGATAATAACGCGGGTGTTTTTCACACGCTTATTGACGCCGCCGAAGAAGAAGATATAAAAGAAGCCCTGCTGGCGTATACCTTTTTACTAAAATCAGAAAGCGGCTTAACCGCCCAAACGCTTGATGAACAAATAGAGCATTGGTTTAAAGCAAAATATCAATGCGACCTCGATTTTGAAATTAGCGACGCACTTGAAAAGCTGGTACGTATGCGCTTAGTAACGTGCACTAGTGATGTGTATAGCGCAATAAATTTGGAGCACGCAAAAACTATTTTGGATGAGCGCTGGGATAACCTGTTTCAATACAATTAA
- a CDS encoding efflux RND transporter permease subunit: MINWIVSFAVKRRMLVLALTFLFAGFGVYNIQNLAVDAVPDITNVQVQINTKAQGFTPLEVEQRITYLVETAMAGIPKLDYTRSLSRYGLSQVTVIFDEGTDIYWARQQIGERIQSIRSDLPNNVEPNLGPIASGLGEIFTYSVHAQPNALKGDGTAYNAEDLRTLQDWVIRPQLLKVKGVTEINSQGGFERQYQVAPVPEKLIAYKLTISDVISALEVNNSNRGAGYIERFDGQYLVRSPGQLKTIDDIANTVIAKRDDAPVRIKDVANVLLGKELRTGAATYNGEETVLGTAMMLIGENSRVVAKAMADKLIDVQKSLPAGVIVEAVYDRTNLVDKTIATVQTNLFEGAVLVIVILLLLLGNVTGALITAMVIPLSMLFAITGMVGNRVSGNLMSLGAIDFGLIVDGAVIVVENCLRQLGVAQHKHGRLLTLNERLNVVTAATKEVFTPAVFGIVIIMLVYLPLFALSGVEGKMFQPMAFTVVAALVGALIFGVTFVPAAIAVFVRGKVDETENAVMRGVKKVYKPLLGISLKLPWLMVGIATALVLVLGFKVKNMGAEFLPQLDEGDIAMHALRITGTGIEQSVQMQKELEQAILDQPEIANVFSKIGTADVASDPMPPNVADTFLILKPQEEWPNPALTKAELVQQIRTRVNDVPGNNYEFTQPIEMRFNELIAGVRADVALRIYGDDLSVLKEFGEKATGLMRNIAGATDVRLEQMEGLPTLSVTPMRDHMALLGLSVNDIQQTLAAAVGGVQTGLIFEGDKRFSLLVRLDKRWSSDVSALARLPVALPKDSNPELAFVPLGEVATISIEKGPNQINRESGKRNVVVTANVTGRDLASFVSDAQASMNASLNLPSGYWLEYGGTFEQLQSASKRLSLVVPVTLLLIFGLLYSAFGSLRDSLIIFSGVPLALTGGVLALLLRDMPLSISAGVGFIALSGVAVLNGVVMLSFIKQLRSDGLSLFEAIYSGALQRLRPVLMTALVASLGFIPMALNTGTGSEVQRPLATVVVGGIISSTLLTLLILPALYKLVHAKFNKQQTA; encoded by the coding sequence ATGATTAATTGGATAGTTTCTTTTGCGGTTAAACGCCGCATGTTGGTGCTTGCGCTTACGTTTTTATTTGCTGGATTTGGTGTATACAACATTCAAAATTTAGCGGTAGACGCAGTACCCGATATAACCAACGTACAAGTGCAAATTAATACCAAAGCGCAGGGTTTTACGCCATTAGAGGTAGAGCAACGCATTACTTATTTGGTAGAAACCGCCATGGCGGGCATACCTAAGCTTGATTACACCCGCTCGCTTTCGCGTTATGGGCTTTCTCAAGTAACAGTTATTTTTGATGAAGGCACCGATATTTATTGGGCGCGTCAGCAAATTGGTGAGCGTATTCAAAGTATTCGCTCCGACTTACCTAATAACGTAGAACCAAACCTGGGTCCTATTGCCAGTGGTTTAGGCGAAATATTTACTTATAGTGTGCATGCACAGCCCAATGCGTTAAAAGGTGATGGCACTGCTTACAACGCCGAAGACTTACGGACTTTGCAAGATTGGGTTATTCGTCCGCAGCTTTTAAAAGTAAAAGGCGTAACCGAAATAAACAGTCAAGGTGGTTTTGAGCGTCAATATCAAGTAGCGCCAGTGCCCGAAAAACTCATTGCCTATAAGCTTACTATTAGTGATGTAATTAGTGCACTTGAGGTTAATAATAGTAACCGAGGCGCAGGTTATATTGAGCGCTTTGACGGGCAATATTTAGTACGCTCGCCTGGGCAGTTAAAAACCATTGATGACATAGCTAATACCGTTATAGCTAAGCGCGACGATGCACCTGTACGCATTAAAGATGTGGCTAACGTGCTTTTAGGAAAAGAGCTTAGAACAGGTGCGGCGACTTACAACGGCGAAGAAACCGTGCTCGGCACCGCCATGATGCTAATTGGCGAAAATAGCCGCGTAGTAGCAAAAGCGATGGCTGATAAGTTAATTGATGTACAAAAAAGCTTACCCGCTGGCGTTATTGTAGAAGCGGTTTACGACCGTACTAATCTTGTCGATAAAACCATAGCAACCGTGCAAACCAACTTATTTGAAGGCGCTGTTTTAGTGATAGTGATTTTGCTATTACTGCTGGGCAATGTAACGGGGGCGCTTATTACGGCAATGGTTATTCCGTTAAGTATGTTGTTTGCTATTACTGGTATGGTGGGCAATCGCGTATCGGGTAACCTAATGAGCCTAGGTGCAATCGACTTTGGCTTAATTGTTGATGGCGCTGTAATTGTAGTAGAAAACTGCCTGCGCCAACTCGGCGTAGCTCAGCACAAACATGGCAGGCTACTTACTTTAAACGAGCGTTTAAATGTAGTGACTGCAGCTACCAAAGAAGTATTTACACCGGCTGTATTTGGCATTGTTATTATTATGCTGGTTTACTTACCTTTATTTGCACTAAGCGGCGTTGAAGGCAAAATGTTTCAGCCAATGGCGTTTACTGTAGTTGCGGCGTTAGTTGGCGCGCTTATATTTGGCGTTACCTTTGTGCCCGCTGCTATTGCTGTATTTGTTCGCGGTAAGGTTGATGAAACCGAAAACGCAGTCATGCGCGGCGTTAAAAAAGTGTATAAACCATTACTTGGTATATCGCTTAAATTACCGTGGCTTATGGTGGGTATTGCCACTGCATTAGTATTGGTGCTTGGTTTTAAAGTTAAAAATATGGGGGCAGAATTTTTACCGCAACTTGATGAGGGCGATATTGCTATGCATGCGCTGCGCATTACTGGCACCGGTATTGAGCAATCTGTGCAAATGCAAAAAGAGCTTGAGCAAGCCATACTAGATCAACCTGAGATTGCTAACGTATTTTCAAAAATTGGTACTGCCGATGTAGCAAGCGATCCTATGCCGCCCAATGTTGCCGATACTTTTTTAATACTGAAACCGCAAGAAGAGTGGCCTAATCCAGCACTTACTAAAGCAGAATTGGTTCAGCAAATTCGTACCCGTGTTAACGATGTCCCTGGTAATAATTACGAATTTACACAACCAATAGAAATGCGCTTTAACGAGTTAATTGCTGGTGTGCGCGCCGATGTTGCACTGCGTATTTATGGTGACGACTTAAGCGTACTTAAAGAGTTTGGCGAAAAAGCCACAGGGCTAATGCGTAATATTGCAGGCGCTACCGATGTACGTTTGGAGCAAATGGAAGGATTGCCAACACTTTCGGTAACACCAATGCGCGACCATATGGCGTTATTGGGTTTAAGCGTAAACGATATTCAACAAACACTTGCCGCCGCTGTTGGTGGTGTGCAAACCGGACTAATTTTTGAGGGCGATAAACGCTTTTCGTTATTAGTGCGCCTTGATAAACGTTGGTCTAGTGATGTATCTGCTCTTGCTCGTTTGCCAGTTGCTTTACCTAAAGATAGTAACCCAGAACTTGCATTTGTACCGCTTGGCGAAGTAGCGACAATCAGCATCGAAAAAGGGCCAAACCAAATAAACCGCGAAAGCGGCAAGCGCAATGTGGTAGTAACAGCTAATGTGACAGGGCGCGATTTAGCCAGCTTTGTAAGTGATGCGCAAGCAAGCATGAACGCATCACTTAACTTACCAAGCGGCTATTGGCTTGAGTACGGCGGCACGTTTGAGCAGTTACAATCGGCAAGTAAGCGATTATCGTTGGTTGTGCCTGTTACTTTACTGCTTATATTTGGTTTACTGTATAGCGCCTTTGGATCGCTTCGCGACTCATTGATTATATTTAGTGGTGTGCCACTGGCATTAACGGGGGGTGTGCTTGCGTTATTGCTGCGCGATATGCCGCTTTCAATATCAGCGGGTGTGGGGTTTATTGCCCTAAGTGGTGTCGCGGTATTAAACGGTGTGGTTATGCTGTCGTTTATTAAGCAGTTACGAAGCGACGGCTTAAGTTTGTTTGAAGCAATTTACAGCGGTGCATTACAACGCCTGCGCCCAGTACTGATGACGGCGCTGGTGGCAAGTTTAGGCTTTATACCTATGGCACTTAACACGGGAACGGGTTCTGAAGTGCAAAGGCCACTTGCAACGGTAGTGGTTGGCGGAATTATTTCATCAACGTTACTAACGCTGTTAATTTTGCCCGCGCTTTATAAGTTAGTACATGCGAAGTTTAATAAGCAACAAACAGCTTAG
- a CDS encoding GGDEF domain-containing protein, protein MIKTIKQILNPFNFVKMGWLNKIFTLILLVYTIAFSTYSLIYFPPLQVQSNLYGFTTDFINLMVIVFLFLMVQCSGLSKLAYLFSSAGLLFWAMGNIADVIDELVVQPYWVSVYFEDLFRTSGMLLTSYGLFKTMRFMQSIHNKLFLELTIDDLTKVSNRRYFYQHAKNISVSPYTILIIDIDHFKSINDDFGHDMGDKILKELAGKFNSLFLDQNVFSRLGGEEFGGYLPTSNMAEVANFTQQLISLAQTIHIKNNRFLTVSIGVALQKNDELLDQVMKRADLALYTAKKNGRNRVEIHS, encoded by the coding sequence ATGATAAAAACAATTAAACAGATACTTAACCCTTTTAATTTTGTTAAAATGGGTTGGCTAAATAAAATATTTACACTAATTTTACTCGTGTACACCATTGCCTTTTCAACTTATAGCCTTATTTATTTCCCGCCTTTACAAGTACAAAGTAACTTATATGGATTTACTACCGACTTTATTAACTTAATGGTAATAGTATTTCTTTTTTTGATGGTGCAGTGTTCTGGGCTTTCTAAATTAGCCTATTTATTTTCAAGTGCTGGATTACTTTTTTGGGCTATGGGGAATATAGCCGATGTGATTGATGAATTAGTCGTTCAGCCTTATTGGGTGAGTGTTTATTTTGAGGACTTATTTCGTACGTCAGGAATGCTATTAACATCCTATGGTTTGTTTAAAACCATGCGTTTTATGCAAAGTATTCACAACAAATTATTTTTAGAACTAACCATTGATGATTTAACAAAAGTCTCTAATCGGCGCTATTTTTATCAGCACGCTAAAAATATTAGCGTATCGCCTTATACAATTTTAATTATTGATATAGACCATTTTAAATCAATAAATGATGATTTTGGGCACGATATGGGCGATAAAATACTTAAGGAACTAGCCGGTAAGTTTAATAGTTTATTTTTAGATCAAAATGTTTTTTCGCGTTTAGGTGGTGAGGAGTTTGGGGGGTACTTACCCACTAGTAATATGGCTGAAGTAGCTAATTTTACCCAGCAGTTAATTAGCCTTGCCCAAACTATTCATATTAAAAATAATCGTTTTTTGACTGTGAGTATTGGCGTGGCTTTACAAAAAAATGATGAGCTACTTGACCAAGTTATGAAGCGAGCCGATTTAGCGTTATATACAGCAAAAAAGAATGGTCGAAACCGTGTAGAAATACATAGTTAA
- a CDS encoding TolC family protein, with the protein MNKKPIMLVALMCALPAFSTLANVKTLTLKQALSNTEQQNPVLKRYPYHQKILSALKSQAALSPNPVLNVEAENLLGTNDASGIQGAEITLGLSQLIELGDKRQSRINYATANIKAQAIQYQNTRLALLATTAERYYQGLKFQTLLSLNNERKQVVTQALKAIEQRANAGAASQADVTRMRYALSQVELDKAVLNSEFERASLSLNELWSEEQSYDTFAGNINAITALKSAQALLDAVNQAPEFALLQQQYLQQTANLTLQKANGQTDINIGGGVRYNQQSDSSSFVFSFSMPLQLSNSNSGNITAANNQLTLLSEQQGQLRIQLRQQVRTLYAYYQGLANQAKLLSDQIIPQAQTLIEQSLKSYQRGQISVLQLLDAQQVLFDSKRTLITTHAELYQVLLTLERLTGQSLIETHQS; encoded by the coding sequence ATGAATAAAAAACCAATTATGCTGGTGGCGCTAATGTGCGCGCTACCTGCTTTTAGTACTTTGGCGAATGTTAAAACATTAACCCTTAAGCAGGCGCTGAGTAATACCGAACAACAAAATCCGGTATTAAAACGCTACCCTTATCATCAAAAAATATTGAGTGCGCTTAAATCTCAAGCTGCACTTTCGCCTAATCCTGTATTAAATGTTGAAGCCGAAAATTTACTGGGCACTAACGATGCGAGTGGTATTCAAGGCGCTGAAATAACGCTCGGGCTTAGCCAACTAATAGAGCTAGGCGATAAACGCCAAAGCCGTATTAATTACGCAACCGCCAATATTAAAGCCCAAGCAATACAGTATCAAAATACCCGTTTAGCCTTATTAGCAACCACTGCTGAGCGATACTACCAAGGGCTTAAATTTCAAACATTATTAAGTTTAAATAACGAGCGTAAACAGGTAGTAACCCAAGCACTTAAAGCGATTGAGCAAAGAGCTAATGCGGGGGCAGCGTCGCAAGCTGATGTAACGCGTATGCGCTATGCACTTAGCCAAGTAGAGCTTGATAAAGCGGTGCTTAACAGTGAATTTGAGCGAGCAAGTTTATCGCTTAACGAGCTATGGAGTGAGGAGCAATCCTACGATACTTTTGCTGGTAATATTAATGCAATTACTGCGCTTAAATCAGCACAAGCACTTTTAGATGCGGTTAACCAAGCTCCTGAATTTGCATTATTACAGCAGCAATATTTACAGCAAACAGCTAACTTAACACTGCAAAAAGCAAACGGACAAACCGATATTAATATAGGGGGAGGCGTGCGCTATAACCAGCAAAGCGACTCCAGCTCATTCGTGTTTTCGTTTTCTATGCCACTGCAATTAAGCAATTCAAATAGCGGCAATATTACAGCTGCTAATAACCAGCTTACACTTTTGAGTGAGCAGCAAGGGCAATTGCGTATTCAGTTACGCCAGCAGGTACGTACTTTGTACGCTTATTATCAAGGTCTAGCTAATCAGGCAAAGCTGTTATCTGATCAAATTATTCCTCAGGCACAAACATTGATTGAGCAAAGCTTAAAAAGTTATCAACGCGGGCAAATTTCGGTGTTGCAACTACTTGATGCTCAACAAGTACTTTTTGATTCTAAACGCACACTTATTACCACTCACGCAGAGCTGTACCAAGTGCTACTTACTCTTGAGCGTTTAACAGGCCAATCTTTAATTGAGACTCATCAATCATGA
- a CDS encoding efflux RND transporter periplasmic adaptor subunit: protein MNKNIIALLVSLSFASSFVSTDVFASAEHGESGHKETEQHEQKQGPHGGFLLTDPKLTLELKLQEFAGNVELRIYGYKQNKPINMNDLNITMSLKRLVEAPQNIQFTAEGDYLVSTQSINEPHSFALAVTANYKGESVSYEYDQHQHEGRTTLTERAIERAGIKTEVAQSGDVDITDTLFGVIAPTQHGTVEVMAPYIGLISDIFVSIGQSVKKGDVLANVTNRETLQNYAIKSPISGVVTEQYLKRGELASTSALMQVVNLDIVWVELSAFPENIEKLAIGQSAKVYDLHHHLNTQGKVFFIAPMMTGGHIARARIELNNPDGHWRPGMHVNSDVSVAKINASVRVKPQAIQEFNGQPSVFVRKNNVFEVRPITLGAKNSEWVEVLTGLNAGSEYVTDNSYVIKADILKSGASHAH, encoded by the coding sequence ATGAATAAAAATATAATCGCATTACTAGTATCACTTTCGTTTGCCAGCAGCTTTGTAAGCACAGATGTATTTGCCTCTGCTGAGCATGGCGAGTCAGGTCATAAAGAAACAGAGCAACACGAGCAAAAGCAAGGCCCGCACGGCGGCTTTTTATTAACTGACCCAAAGCTAACTCTTGAACTTAAACTGCAAGAATTTGCAGGTAATGTTGAGCTGCGCATATACGGCTATAAGCAAAATAAACCAATTAATATGAACGACTTAAACATAACAATGAGTTTAAAACGCTTAGTTGAAGCGCCGCAAAACATACAGTTTACAGCTGAAGGCGACTACCTTGTAAGCACGCAATCAATTAACGAACCACATTCGTTTGCACTTGCCGTTACTGCTAATTATAAAGGCGAGAGTGTTAGCTATGAATACGACCAACACCAACACGAAGGCCGTACCACGCTAACAGAGCGAGCTATTGAGCGCGCAGGTATTAAAACTGAGGTGGCGCAAAGTGGTGACGTTGATATTACCGATACGCTTTTTGGTGTTATTGCGCCAACGCAGCACGGCACGGTAGAAGTAATGGCGCCGTATATCGGATTGATCAGTGATATTTTTGTAAGCATTGGTCAAAGCGTTAAAAAAGGCGACGTACTTGCCAACGTAACTAACCGCGAAACACTGCAAAATTACGCCATTAAAAGCCCAATTAGCGGCGTTGTAACCGAGCAATATTTAAAGCGTGGTGAGCTTGCAAGTACCAGCGCGCTTATGCAGGTAGTTAACCTCGATATAGTATGGGTTGAGCTGTCAGCGTTTCCTGAAAATATTGAAAAACTAGCCATTGGGCAAAGCGCTAAGGTGTACGACCTACATCATCATTTAAATACGCAAGGCAAAGTGTTTTTTATAGCCCCAATGATGACTGGCGGGCACATAGCGCGTGCCCGTATAGAGCTTAATAACCCTGACGGGCATTGGCGCCCGGGCATGCATGTAAATAGCGATGTAAGTGTGGCTAAAATTAATGCCAGTGTGCGGGTAAAGCCACAAGCTATTCAAGAGTTTAACGGTCAACCAAGTGTGTTTGTCCGTAAAAACAATGTGTTTGAAGTGCGCCCCATTACCCTTGGTGCAAAAAATAGCGAGTGGGTTGAAGTACTGACTGGTTTAAACGCGGGTAGCGAATACGTAACAGACAATAGTTATGTCATTAAAGCTGATATTTTAAAAAGCGGCGCAAGCCACGCTCACTAG
- a CDS encoding YqaA family protein has protein sequence MAIQKKLKQKTRQFIDSKHMLSGITLASFLESTIVPIPLEAVLVPMMQARREKLWLIALMATLGCIVGALFGYALGYYLFDAVGDWVINTFSSPEQFENVKQQMQDQGFWFVITLGIVPIPFQIAMLAAGATKYSIWLFLLASAIARSIRYFGLAIVVYYAGNQAERIISKHNTKAMIGLTILILGLWGINTVL, from the coding sequence ATGGCTATTCAAAAAAAACTCAAACAAAAAACACGCCAATTTATAGACTCAAAGCATATGCTTAGCGGTATTACGTTAGCGTCGTTTTTAGAGTCGACCATAGTGCCTATTCCACTTGAAGCTGTGTTAGTGCCAATGATGCAAGCGCGTCGTGAGAAATTATGGCTCATTGCACTAATGGCTACGTTAGGATGCATTGTTGGTGCGTTATTTGGTTATGCTTTAGGTTATTACTTATTTGATGCGGTTGGAGATTGGGTTATTAATACGTTTTCGAGTCCCGAGCAATTTGAAAACGTTAAACAGCAGATGCAAGACCAAGGGTTTTGGTTTGTAATAACACTGGGTATTGTGCCTATTCCGTTTCAAATAGCGATGCTTGCAGCAGGGGCTACTAAGTATTCTATCTGGTTATTTTTATTAGCGAGCGCAATAGCACGTTCAATTCGTTATTTTGGCTTGGCGATAGTGGTATATTACGCGGGTAATCAAGCTGAGCGTATTATTAGCAAACATAATACTAAAGCAATGATAGGCTTAACTATTTTAATACTTGGGTTATGGGGAATTAATACCGTACTGTAA